AGGGTCTTTTAACCAAGCCTCTACCATTTCGGCATCGGTTTCATCGCTGTTGGTGAGTTGCGCTTGCAGTTCGGTGAGGTTCTGCCAGTAGTCCGTAAATAAATCGGGATTGTTTTCAATTAAATCCCTAAATACTTGAATTTTTTCAGCCGGGGTGGCCATGTTTTGTTCTCCTTCTCCGACGATGCAGAATCCAGCCCAGTGAAAGGGCGAGCGATAGGGTTGGCTATGCCATCCGCTATCCTTCTCATTGTCTTTATTTTCGCCCATTTCTTGAAAAATAGCTTGCAAGATAGTCTGCCATAGGGGAGCTTTATTCAATAGGGTTGAGGTTTGTGTCCACTGGTGAAAGCCTTGTACTGTGGTGGTTCGGAGCCAGTTTTGGGCGGCTTTGAGGCTGATGGCGAGTTGGCCGGGGTGCTGTTCCAGGAGTTCGTAGGTTTTAATCAGTACCAGGGCGGTGGAGACTTGATTGACTGACCATTGGCTGGCGATGATGCTGGGACTTCCGGCAAGGAGGAAACCGCTAGAGAGGCTGATATATTCGTCAGTGGTATCGAGGGCAACTTGGCCGGTTTCGCACGCGGAGAGGGTGACGAGGCTGCATTGGCTGAGGTTGAAGGTGCTGATAATCTCGGCTAGGGTGAGGATTTCATGGTTGGCGAGTAGGAGTCCAGAGTCTAGGGGAGAGGTGGCGTTAAATCCACCGTGACAGGAGAAGTAGAGATGGTGGATATTGCTGAAGTTTTGGTTGAGTAGGGTTTCTTTGGTGGCGGTTTCTCTTGGGAGAATGGTGGTTTGGTGGAAGCTTTGGCTGATGGTTTCTACTTCTACATCGGCAAAGAGCAGGTCGTTGGTGGGGTTTTGGATGGCGAAGAGGTGGTTAAAGTTGGGGCGCGGGCGATTTTGCGCTTGTTGCAGCAGTTGGCAGTTGGGGGCGTAGGTTACGCCTTGGGCAAAGAGGTCTTGTAGGGGTTTGCCCTCTCCCCCGTCCCCTCTCCCAGAGGGCGAGGGGGGATGGGTTGGTGTGGGGGCGGGTTCACCG
The window above is part of the Roseofilum capinflatum BLCC-M114 genome. Proteins encoded here:
- a CDS encoding CHAT domain-containing protein, producing the protein MKTPCLPSRAGGIAPSLPTTDPPLTPPYQGGEPATPPSPRRRGGQGGEVTLWTSSKEDLHNLIEWGEDYYTDYFINRPQWQNNLSQRLETLSGILHLDEILHNLRKNFPTCEKLILIPHVFLHLFPIHALPVTPQPSVRAGSPALTPTPPDLGEPAPTPTHPPSPSGRGDGGEGKPLQDLFAQGVTYAPNCQLLQQAQNRPRPNFNHLFAIQNPTNDLLFADVEVETISQSFHQTTILPRETATKETLLNQNFSNIHHLYFSCHGGFNATSPLDSGLLLANHEILTLAEIISTFNLSQCSLVTLSACETGQVALDTTDEYISLSSGFLLAGSPSIIASQWSVNQVSTALVLIKTYELLEQHPGQLAISLKAAQNWLRTTTVQGFHQWTQTSTLLNKAPLWQTILQAIFQEMGENKDNEKDSGWHSQPYRSPFHWAGFCIVGEGEQNMATPAEKIQVFRDLIENNPDLFTDYWQNLTELQAQLTNSDETDAEMVEAWLKDPNRASVYKNYLVKLMQAAKGDKGIGHSKAKAKQTSPSLKVTIENAAKNNTKLPAAEESPSEETPFTPES